In Electrophorus electricus isolate fEleEle1 chromosome 1, fEleEle1.pri, whole genome shotgun sequence, a single window of DNA contains:
- the usp36 gene encoding ubiquitin carboxyl-terminal hydrolase 36 isoform X2, which translates to MPIVDKLKEALKPGRRDSGEEGDLNKLLAASAKKVLLQKIEFEPASKGFNYQLETLKTKYVLLNPKGDGVVVQRPAEPAPIKRQGSEGLGGGQGDGIPAPQKLLFPGNKLSMKWERVYRVGAGLHNLGNTCFLNSTVQCLTYTPPLANYLLSKEHSRACHQSGFCMICVMQNHIIQAFANTGNAIKPVSFIRDLKKIARHFRFGSQEDAHEFLRYTIDAMQKACLNGYPKLDRQTQATTLVHQIFGGYLRSRVKCSICKSVSDTYDPYLDIAVEIRQAVNIVRALELFVKPDVLSGENAYMCAKCMKKVPATKRFTVHRASNVLTLSLKRFANFSGGKITKDVGYPEFLNLRPYMSQSSGDPVMYGLYAVLVHSGYSCHAGHYYCYVKASNGQWYQMNDSMVHSSNIKVVLNQQAYVLFYLRIPEKKNTDGPNVKQNVMHSARSHVTPEQVKKTLLNGPLSSPQVMKKLDTAQLRKIQSVDSGLGMPVSRNGSGIQSPKMANGTPVPPRTSAGPTTIDEPLKKPKKPVSQPQARANAPVSNGLTKPDPDRKSIGEGRRLAPSTSLKSLSDSSSVDVSSESKESNGSRSAPVGDVSVPGRNAVNGTSSPAKSADRGAAEDTKSTKLKPPALTNITLEPTSTMSPPPAKRLALSAKKARPSRSPSSSSPEAPPSSSHHQSRDPTHPAQLHLPPPATPPQHHRVPFHPPKLQPPPTSHLFKNASPLKEPSNASKNPMRSPSVDGIQPHPSSGPKPIPSQQSLGSGTVLAEEPVCPSVKKKKKKKKKRRWSEGEAAGGGEPITTNLTAELEYSCEKRNKRKKRKRAREEEAKGLDPRGEAVSSHLKALPPNEDWGLSELWSVSPDAKGSAGWAKKQPEVSAESRPPHPGAQLQPPPVPPQPEAGGGQQDCAPKKSKKKKLREQLDEPKSKLGISSSAKLNNVTPPDKELKKKAKKRKREDAQSKGPSGTPEDPSGDEQPCHTNDAETGKACKASTAAVVVWDGQVRDGCKRGKALCESEEVARSGPRPAPVAWDGRKSSSVVEELLKNATDKAYGAEVLTWEGEHSAVSRDAIEDTASSKHHTVIDEWDEEFDRGKVKKMKFRRERKRSVNVFQKIQDHRNMWSVTPGGRRSSLGYRY; encoded by the exons ATGCCCATAGTGGACAAGCTGAAGGAGGCCCTGAAACCGGGCCGCAGGGACTCGGGTGAGGAGGGTGACCTGAACAAGCTGCTGGCTGCCTCCGCCAAGAAGGTGCTACTGCAGAAGATAGAGTTTGAGCCGGCCAGCAAGGGCTTCAACTACCAACTGGAGACGCTCAAGACCAAGTATGTGCTCCTGAACCCCAAGGGCGACGGTGTGGTGGTCCAGAGGCCCGCTGAACCCGCTCCGATAAAACGGCAgg GGTCAGAAGGCCTTGGCGGAGGCCAGGGCGACGGCATCCCCGCACCGCAGAAGCTGCTCTTCCCAGGGAACAAGCTCTCCATGAAGTGGGAGCGGGTGTACCGGGTTGGAGCAGGCCTCCACAACCTGGGAAACACCTGCTTCCTCAACTCTACCGTGCAGTGTCTCACTTACACACCACCACTGGCCAACTACCTGCTGTCCAAGGAGCACAGCCGTGCCT GTCACCAGTCAGGCTTCTGTATGATCTGCGTCATGCAGAACCATATCATCCAGGCCTTCGCCAACACAGGCAACGCCATCAAGCCTGTGTCCTTCATCCGCGACCTGAAAA AAATTGCCCGGCACTTTCGCTTTGGAAGCCAGGAGGACGCTCACGAGTTTCTGCGCTACACCATCGACGCCATGCAGAAAGCATGTCTTAATGGATACCCAAA GCtggacaggcagacacaggccACCACACTGGTGCATCAAATCTTCGGCGGTTACTTGAGGTCCAGAG TGAAGTGTTCTATTTGTAAAAGTGTGTCAGACACATATGACCCCTACCTGGACATAGCAGTGGAAATCCGG CAAGCAGTTAACATCGTTCGAGCTCTAGAACTCTTCGTCAAGCCTGACGTCCTGAGCGGCGAGAACGCCTACATGTGTGCCAA gtgTATGAAGAAAGTGCCAGCGACAAAGCGGTTCACGGTCCATCGAGCATCGAATGTGCTCACACTGTCCCTTAAACGGTTCGCCAACTTCAGTGGGGGAAAGATCACCAAG GATGTTGGCTACCCAGAATTCCTGAACCTTCGTCCGTACATGTCTCAGAGCTCAGGAGACCCAGTGATGTATGGCCTCTATGCGGTCCTAGTGCATTCTGGGTACAGCTGCCATGCTGGTCACTACTACTGCTATGTCAAG GCCAGCAATGGGCAGTGGTACCAGATGAACGACTCGATGGTTCATTCCAGTAACATCAAGGTGGTGCTGAATCAGCAGGCCTACGTTCTCTTTTACCTGAG GATCcctgaaaaaaagaacacagatGGTCCAAACGTCAAGCAGAACGTGATGCATTCGGCGAGAAGTCATGTGACCCCTGAGCAAGTGAAGAAAACTCTGCTGAACGGGCCATTGTCTTCTCCCCAAGTGATGAAG AAGCTGGACACGGCACAGCTGAGGAAGATCCAGTCTGTGGATAGTGGTCTCGGCATGCCAGTGTCCCGAAATGGCTCGGGGATTCAGTCGCCCAAGATGGCCAACGGCACGCCCGTCCCGCCCAGGACGTCCGCCGGCCCCACGACCATCGATGAGCCCTTGAAGAAGCCGAAGAAGCCTGTGTCTCAGCCCCAGGCCCGTGCCAATGCGCCCGTCTCAAACGGGCTCACCAAGCCCGACCCCGACAGGAAGAGCATCGGCGAGGGCCGCAGACTTGCGCCGTCTACCTCACTTAAGTCCCTGTCTGACTCCTCGTCTGTGGACGTCTCCTCCGAGTCCAAG GAGTCGAATGGCAGTAGGAGCGCTCCTGTGGGAGATGTGTCCGTCCCCGGCCGGAATGCTGTGAACGGCACCTCCTCCCCGGCCAAAAGCGCAGATCGGGGTGCTGCGGAGGACACAAAGTCGACGAAACTGAAGCCCCCGGCCCTCACCAACATTACGCTTGAACCCACCAGCACCATGTCGCCCCCTCCTGCCAAGAGGCTGGCCCTGTCCGCCAAGAAG GCCAGGCCCAGCCGGAGCCCGAGCAGCAGCAGCCCTGAGGCTCCGCCTTCCTCATCGCATCATCAGTCCCGTGACCCCACCCATCCAGCTCAGCTTCATCTGCCTCCCCCTGCCACACCTCCCCAGCACCACAG GGTTCCATTCCATCCACCCAAGCTGCAGCCTCCACCAACCAGTCATCTCTTTAAAAACGCAAGTCCTCTCAAAGAGCCCTCTAATGCCTCAAAGAATCCCATGCGCTCTCCGTCAGTTGACGGGATTCAACCCCACCCTTCCAGTGGCCCTAAACCAATTCCAAGTCAGCAGTCCTTAGGTTCTGGCACAGTATTGGCCGAGGAACCCGTCTGTCCCagtgtgaagaagaagaagaaaaagaagaagaagcggCGGTGGTCTGAGGGCGAGGCGGCCGGCGGCGGCGAGCCGATTACCACCAACCTGACAGCAGAGCTGGAGTACAGCTGCGAGAAGAGGaacaagaggaagaagaggaagagggcgagGGAGGAGGAAGCCAAAGGCCTCGACCCTCGGGGAGAGGCCGTGTCATCACACCTTAAGGCACTCCCTCCCAATGAAGACTGGGGCCTCTCGGAGCTGTGGAGCGTTAGTCCGGATGCTAAAGGCAGTGCAGGGTGGGCCAAAAAGCAGCCCGAAGTATCTGCAGAGTCTCGGCCACCTCACCCCGGGGCTCAGCTTCAGCCACCGCCTGTCCCACCACAGCCAGAGGCTGGAGGAGGCCAGCAAGACTGCGCCCCAAAAaagagcaagaagaagaagctCAGAGAACAGCTGGATGAGCCCAAGAGCAAACTTGGCATCTCCAGCAG CGCCAAGCTGAATAACGTGACGCCGCCTGACAAGGAGCTGAAGAAGAAAGctaagaaaaggaaaagagaggatGCACAGAGTAAAGGACCCAGTGGCACTCCCGAGGACCCTAGTGGTGATGAGCAGCCCTGTCACACCAATGACGCTGAGACAGGGAAGGCCTGCAAAGCAAGTACAG ctgcagtggTAGTCTGGGACGGTCAGGTTCGGGATGGCTGCAAGAGGGGCAAGGCCttgtgtgagtcagaggaggTGGCCAGGAGCGGTCCTCGTCCTGCCCCCGTGGCCTGGGATGGCAGGAAAAGCTCCAGTGTGGTGGAAGAGCTCCTCAAGAACGCCACAGATAAAGCATATGGAGCTGAAG TGCTCACTTGGGAGGGAGAGCATTCTGCAGTCAGTAGAGATGCCATCGAGGACACAGCCAGCTCCAAGCACCACACAGTCATCGATGAGTGGGACGAAGAGTTCGACCGCGGCAAG GTGAAGAAAATGAagttcaggagagagagaaagagaagcgtCAATGTCTTCCAGAAGATCCAGGACCACCGCAACATGTGGTCCGTCACCCCCGGAGGAAGGCGGAGCAGTCTCGGATATCGCTACTGA
- the usp36 gene encoding ubiquitin carboxyl-terminal hydrolase 36 isoform X1: protein MPIVDKLKEALKPGRRDSGEEGDLNKLLAASAKKVLLQKIEFEPASKGFNYQLETLKTKYVLLNPKGDGVVVQRPAEPAPIKRQGSEGLGGGQGDGIPAPQKLLFPGNKLSMKWERVYRVGAGLHNLGNTCFLNSTVQCLTYTPPLANYLLSKEHSRACHQSGFCMICVMQNHIIQAFANTGNAIKPVSFIRDLKKIARHFRFGSQEDAHEFLRYTIDAMQKACLNGYPKLDRQTQATTLVHQIFGGYLRSRVKCSICKSVSDTYDPYLDIAVEIRQAVNIVRALELFVKPDVLSGENAYMCAKCMKKVPATKRFTVHRASNVLTLSLKRFANFSGGKITKDVGYPEFLNLRPYMSQSSGDPVMYGLYAVLVHSGYSCHAGHYYCYVKASNGQWYQMNDSMVHSSNIKVVLNQQAYVLFYLRIPEKKNTDGPNVKQNVMHSARSHVTPEQVKKTLLNGPLSSPQVMKKLDTAQLRKIQSVDSGLGMPVSRNGSGIQSPKMANGTPVPPRTSAGPTTIDEPLKKPKKPVSQPQARANAPVSNGLTKPDPDRKSIGEGRRLAPSTSLKSLSDSSSVDVSSESKESNGSRSAPVGDVSVPGRNAVNGTSSPAKSADRGAAEDTKSTKLKPPALTNITLEPTSTMSPPPAKRLALSAKKARPSRSPSSSSPEAPPSSSHHQSRDPTHPAQLHLPPPATPPQHHRVPFHPPKLQPPPTSHLFKNASPLKEPSNASKNPMRSPSVDGIQPHPSSGPKPIPSQQSLGSGTVLAEEPVCPSVKKKKKKKKKRRWSEGEAAGGGEPITTNLTAELEYSCEKRNKRKKRKRAREEEAKGLDPRGEAVSSHLKALPPNEDWGLSELWSVSPDAKGSAGWAKKQPEVSAESRPPHPGAQLQPPPVPPQPEAGGGQQDCAPKKSKKKKLREQLDEPKSKLGISSSSAKLNNVTPPDKELKKKAKKRKREDAQSKGPSGTPEDPSGDEQPCHTNDAETGKACKASTAAVVVWDGQVRDGCKRGKALCESEEVARSGPRPAPVAWDGRKSSSVVEELLKNATDKAYGAEVLTWEGEHSAVSRDAIEDTASSKHHTVIDEWDEEFDRGKVKKMKFRRERKRSVNVFQKIQDHRNMWSVTPGGRRSSLGYRY, encoded by the exons ATGCCCATAGTGGACAAGCTGAAGGAGGCCCTGAAACCGGGCCGCAGGGACTCGGGTGAGGAGGGTGACCTGAACAAGCTGCTGGCTGCCTCCGCCAAGAAGGTGCTACTGCAGAAGATAGAGTTTGAGCCGGCCAGCAAGGGCTTCAACTACCAACTGGAGACGCTCAAGACCAAGTATGTGCTCCTGAACCCCAAGGGCGACGGTGTGGTGGTCCAGAGGCCCGCTGAACCCGCTCCGATAAAACGGCAgg GGTCAGAAGGCCTTGGCGGAGGCCAGGGCGACGGCATCCCCGCACCGCAGAAGCTGCTCTTCCCAGGGAACAAGCTCTCCATGAAGTGGGAGCGGGTGTACCGGGTTGGAGCAGGCCTCCACAACCTGGGAAACACCTGCTTCCTCAACTCTACCGTGCAGTGTCTCACTTACACACCACCACTGGCCAACTACCTGCTGTCCAAGGAGCACAGCCGTGCCT GTCACCAGTCAGGCTTCTGTATGATCTGCGTCATGCAGAACCATATCATCCAGGCCTTCGCCAACACAGGCAACGCCATCAAGCCTGTGTCCTTCATCCGCGACCTGAAAA AAATTGCCCGGCACTTTCGCTTTGGAAGCCAGGAGGACGCTCACGAGTTTCTGCGCTACACCATCGACGCCATGCAGAAAGCATGTCTTAATGGATACCCAAA GCtggacaggcagacacaggccACCACACTGGTGCATCAAATCTTCGGCGGTTACTTGAGGTCCAGAG TGAAGTGTTCTATTTGTAAAAGTGTGTCAGACACATATGACCCCTACCTGGACATAGCAGTGGAAATCCGG CAAGCAGTTAACATCGTTCGAGCTCTAGAACTCTTCGTCAAGCCTGACGTCCTGAGCGGCGAGAACGCCTACATGTGTGCCAA gtgTATGAAGAAAGTGCCAGCGACAAAGCGGTTCACGGTCCATCGAGCATCGAATGTGCTCACACTGTCCCTTAAACGGTTCGCCAACTTCAGTGGGGGAAAGATCACCAAG GATGTTGGCTACCCAGAATTCCTGAACCTTCGTCCGTACATGTCTCAGAGCTCAGGAGACCCAGTGATGTATGGCCTCTATGCGGTCCTAGTGCATTCTGGGTACAGCTGCCATGCTGGTCACTACTACTGCTATGTCAAG GCCAGCAATGGGCAGTGGTACCAGATGAACGACTCGATGGTTCATTCCAGTAACATCAAGGTGGTGCTGAATCAGCAGGCCTACGTTCTCTTTTACCTGAG GATCcctgaaaaaaagaacacagatGGTCCAAACGTCAAGCAGAACGTGATGCATTCGGCGAGAAGTCATGTGACCCCTGAGCAAGTGAAGAAAACTCTGCTGAACGGGCCATTGTCTTCTCCCCAAGTGATGAAG AAGCTGGACACGGCACAGCTGAGGAAGATCCAGTCTGTGGATAGTGGTCTCGGCATGCCAGTGTCCCGAAATGGCTCGGGGATTCAGTCGCCCAAGATGGCCAACGGCACGCCCGTCCCGCCCAGGACGTCCGCCGGCCCCACGACCATCGATGAGCCCTTGAAGAAGCCGAAGAAGCCTGTGTCTCAGCCCCAGGCCCGTGCCAATGCGCCCGTCTCAAACGGGCTCACCAAGCCCGACCCCGACAGGAAGAGCATCGGCGAGGGCCGCAGACTTGCGCCGTCTACCTCACTTAAGTCCCTGTCTGACTCCTCGTCTGTGGACGTCTCCTCCGAGTCCAAG GAGTCGAATGGCAGTAGGAGCGCTCCTGTGGGAGATGTGTCCGTCCCCGGCCGGAATGCTGTGAACGGCACCTCCTCCCCGGCCAAAAGCGCAGATCGGGGTGCTGCGGAGGACACAAAGTCGACGAAACTGAAGCCCCCGGCCCTCACCAACATTACGCTTGAACCCACCAGCACCATGTCGCCCCCTCCTGCCAAGAGGCTGGCCCTGTCCGCCAAGAAG GCCAGGCCCAGCCGGAGCCCGAGCAGCAGCAGCCCTGAGGCTCCGCCTTCCTCATCGCATCATCAGTCCCGTGACCCCACCCATCCAGCTCAGCTTCATCTGCCTCCCCCTGCCACACCTCCCCAGCACCACAG GGTTCCATTCCATCCACCCAAGCTGCAGCCTCCACCAACCAGTCATCTCTTTAAAAACGCAAGTCCTCTCAAAGAGCCCTCTAATGCCTCAAAGAATCCCATGCGCTCTCCGTCAGTTGACGGGATTCAACCCCACCCTTCCAGTGGCCCTAAACCAATTCCAAGTCAGCAGTCCTTAGGTTCTGGCACAGTATTGGCCGAGGAACCCGTCTGTCCCagtgtgaagaagaagaagaaaaagaagaagaagcggCGGTGGTCTGAGGGCGAGGCGGCCGGCGGCGGCGAGCCGATTACCACCAACCTGACAGCAGAGCTGGAGTACAGCTGCGAGAAGAGGaacaagaggaagaagaggaagagggcgagGGAGGAGGAAGCCAAAGGCCTCGACCCTCGGGGAGAGGCCGTGTCATCACACCTTAAGGCACTCCCTCCCAATGAAGACTGGGGCCTCTCGGAGCTGTGGAGCGTTAGTCCGGATGCTAAAGGCAGTGCAGGGTGGGCCAAAAAGCAGCCCGAAGTATCTGCAGAGTCTCGGCCACCTCACCCCGGGGCTCAGCTTCAGCCACCGCCTGTCCCACCACAGCCAGAGGCTGGAGGAGGCCAGCAAGACTGCGCCCCAAAAaagagcaagaagaagaagctCAGAGAACAGCTGGATGAGCCCAAGAGCAAACTTGGCATCTCCAGCAG TAGCGCCAAGCTGAATAACGTGACGCCGCCTGACAAGGAGCTGAAGAAGAAAGctaagaaaaggaaaagagaggatGCACAGAGTAAAGGACCCAGTGGCACTCCCGAGGACCCTAGTGGTGATGAGCAGCCCTGTCACACCAATGACGCTGAGACAGGGAAGGCCTGCAAAGCAAGTACAG ctgcagtggTAGTCTGGGACGGTCAGGTTCGGGATGGCTGCAAGAGGGGCAAGGCCttgtgtgagtcagaggaggTGGCCAGGAGCGGTCCTCGTCCTGCCCCCGTGGCCTGGGATGGCAGGAAAAGCTCCAGTGTGGTGGAAGAGCTCCTCAAGAACGCCACAGATAAAGCATATGGAGCTGAAG TGCTCACTTGGGAGGGAGAGCATTCTGCAGTCAGTAGAGATGCCATCGAGGACACAGCCAGCTCCAAGCACCACACAGTCATCGATGAGTGGGACGAAGAGTTCGACCGCGGCAAG GTGAAGAAAATGAagttcaggagagagagaaagagaagcgtCAATGTCTTCCAGAAGATCCAGGACCACCGCAACATGTGGTCCGTCACCCCCGGAGGAAGGCGGAGCAGTCTCGGATATCGCTACTGA